The following are encoded in a window of uncultured Sphaerochaeta sp. genomic DNA:
- a CDS encoding inositol monophosphatase family protein — MNQEQHIAHHLEVALQAAKSAGSLVLEAGKAKHISVRSKQKNDFVTETDQAAEHHIIKILKEHFPGDAIFGEESGKTGTHEMGRWVIDPIDGTTNFFRSIPNYTISIAWEMEPFKPLVGVVYNPRQQELFWASKGHGAFLNGQPIRVSDIDDVSKALMVCVPPHRRHDLADEYFERMRRIFLATSDFRSLGSCALELSYIAAGRFDGYFERCLGYYDLAAGMIIVQEAGGKLESADPGQPFTDERCDLVASNGLIQDWILHMVHA, encoded by the coding sequence ATGAATCAAGAACAACATATAGCACACCACCTTGAAGTTGCCTTACAGGCAGCGAAATCAGCTGGGTCCTTGGTCCTGGAAGCTGGTAAGGCAAAACATATATCAGTGAGAAGCAAACAAAAGAATGATTTTGTTACTGAGACTGATCAGGCAGCTGAGCATCATATCATCAAGATACTCAAGGAGCACTTTCCTGGAGATGCGATTTTTGGGGAGGAGAGCGGAAAGACTGGGACGCATGAAATGGGTCGCTGGGTGATAGATCCCATCGATGGTACAACCAATTTCTTTCGCTCAATCCCCAATTATACGATCAGCATTGCCTGGGAAATGGAACCGTTCAAACCACTAGTAGGGGTAGTCTATAACCCAAGGCAACAGGAGCTGTTCTGGGCAAGCAAAGGCCATGGTGCGTTTCTGAATGGACAACCTATCAGGGTGAGTGATATCGATGATGTCTCCAAAGCCTTGATGGTATGTGTCCCTCCTCATCGCCGTCATGACCTGGCGGATGAATATTTTGAACGTATGCGAAGAATCTTCTTGGCTACCAGTGACTTCCGTTCCCTTGGTTCCTGTGCTTTGGAGCTATCCTATATTGCTGCTGGAAGGTTTGATGGATACTTTGAACGATGTCTGGGATACTATGACCTTGCAGCAGGGATGATTATCGTCCAAGAAGCAGGGGGGAAACTGGAGAGTGCAGACCCGGGACAACCGTTTACTGATGAGAGGTGTGATCTTGTAGCCTCAAACGGCTTGATACAAGATTGGATTTTGCATATGGTGCATGCATGA
- a CDS encoding HAD hydrolase-like protein, with the protein MNFKLAIFDLDGTLMNTSPGIFASANAAIEKLGLPPEHDVNQLSKFIGPPITQCFVKVYNLEPSLIDEAISLYRVEYDTHGRFNAHPYTGIPQLLSTLKKRGYLLAVGTLKYELLAKQMMEHFNLDGYFDSIRGADLDSTLSKADIVNKVLNDLSIEANDAVLIGDTYHDQKGATEAKVPFIAVDWGFGFPKGHMKDETTLAVARSPEELLDLL; encoded by the coding sequence ATGAACTTCAAACTTGCAATTTTTGACCTTGACGGAACACTCATGAATACCTCTCCAGGGATATTCGCATCGGCTAATGCCGCGATAGAAAAGCTGGGCTTACCTCCAGAGCATGATGTGAACCAGCTGAGTAAATTCATAGGCCCTCCCATCACGCAATGTTTTGTGAAAGTATACAATCTTGAACCCTCCTTGATAGATGAAGCAATCTCTCTCTACCGGGTTGAATACGACACTCATGGACGCTTCAATGCCCATCCATATACAGGTATCCCGCAACTATTATCCACCTTGAAAAAACGAGGGTATCTGCTTGCAGTGGGAACCTTGAAGTATGAACTTTTAGCGAAACAGATGATGGAACATTTCAATCTCGACGGGTATTTCGATTCAATCAGAGGCGCTGATCTGGATTCAACACTCTCAAAGGCAGATATCGTAAACAAGGTGCTCAATGACCTTTCGATTGAAGCAAACGATGCAGTACTTATCGGCGATACGTATCATGACCAGAAAGGTGCCACTGAAGCAAAGGTTCCCTTTATTGCCGTAGACTGGGGCTTTGGTTTTCCCAAAGGGCATATGAAAGACGAGACAACGCTTGCCGTTGCCCGAAGCCCGGAAGAGTTGCTTGATTTGCTATAA
- a CDS encoding RidA family protein, whose translation MMFQLKKTQVSTANAPAAIGPYSQAVVAGPFVFTSGQLPVDPTTNELVGGDAANQAKQVFENLKAVLAEAGTDLSKVVKATVFLKNMDDFGAVNEVYASYFGEGILPARSAVQVAKLPKDVSVEIEMIALA comes from the coding sequence ATGATGTTTCAACTGAAAAAAACACAAGTTTCCACTGCTAATGCTCCTGCAGCCATTGGCCCATACAGTCAGGCTGTTGTAGCAGGTCCCTTCGTCTTCACGAGTGGCCAACTTCCTGTCGATCCAACAACCAATGAGTTGGTAGGTGGGGATGCCGCGAACCAGGCAAAGCAAGTATTCGAAAACCTGAAAGCCGTCCTGGCAGAAGCTGGTACCGATCTTTCAAAGGTCGTTAAGGCAACTGTGTTCCTGAAAAACATGGATGACTTTGGAGCAGTCAATGAGGTCTATGCATCCTATTTTGGTGAAGGAATTCTCCCAGCTCGTTCAGCGGTACAGGTTGCAAAGCTGCCAAAGGACGTCTCTGTAGAAATTGAAATGATCGCCTTAGCATAA
- the gcvT gene encoding glycine cleavage system aminomethyltransferase GcvT, with protein sequence MKHTPLYERYKNYPGVKLIDFGGWELPVQFETGILGEHNAVRERAGLFDVSHMGECNVSGEAAASYLDYLCTNSISDMQVGQCRYTLMCYPDGTVVDDLLIYRRSDISFMVVMNASNCEKDLEWIREGNPKAGECPMVQDISDATVLLALQGPLATQILSTLLPDCDSLQTFRFRSQCEVGEVMALISRTGYTGEDGYELYCAAEDGPLLWDTLLEAGKPFGLTCCGLGSRDTLRMEAKLPLYGHEISDTITPLEANLSMFVKLEKRDFCGRDALLTQKETGIPRTLRGIEMVDKAVPRSGYRVFLEDEDIGYVTSGTKSPTLGIFCAYILIKREAGLKFGDTVDIEIHGQRKKAKLVKTPFYKHGVKNTEL encoded by the coding sequence ATGAAACACACACCACTGTATGAGAGATACAAAAACTATCCTGGGGTCAAGTTGATTGACTTTGGAGGTTGGGAATTACCTGTGCAATTTGAGACAGGCATCCTTGGTGAGCATAACGCTGTGAGAGAACGTGCGGGACTGTTTGATGTATCCCACATGGGTGAGTGCAATGTAAGTGGGGAGGCAGCAGCCTCCTACCTTGACTATCTTTGTACCAACTCAATCAGTGATATGCAGGTCGGCCAATGTCGCTATACATTGATGTGTTATCCTGATGGAACGGTGGTTGATGACTTACTCATCTACCGCCGCTCCGATATTTCTTTCATGGTTGTAATGAACGCATCCAATTGCGAGAAGGACCTGGAATGGATCAGAGAGGGCAATCCCAAAGCAGGGGAGTGCCCAATGGTACAGGACATTTCTGATGCAACGGTTTTATTGGCTTTGCAGGGTCCCCTCGCTACCCAGATCCTATCTACTTTATTGCCTGATTGTGATAGCTTGCAAACCTTCCGCTTCCGCAGTCAGTGTGAAGTGGGGGAGGTGATGGCACTTATCAGCCGAACAGGGTACACAGGGGAAGATGGGTATGAGCTGTATTGTGCAGCTGAAGATGGCCCCCTTCTCTGGGATACCCTTTTGGAAGCAGGCAAGCCGTTTGGCCTTACCTGTTGTGGTTTGGGAAGTCGTGACACTCTGCGTATGGAGGCAAAACTGCCACTGTACGGCCATGAGATCAGCGATACTATTACTCCATTGGAAGCAAACCTTTCCATGTTTGTGAAACTGGAAAAGCGTGATTTCTGTGGGAGGGATGCCTTACTTACCCAGAAAGAAACGGGTATTCCCAGAACGCTGAGAGGCATAGAGATGGTGGATAAGGCGGTTCCCCGTAGTGGTTATCGCGTATTTTTGGAAGATGAGGATATCGGGTATGTTACCAGTGGGACAAAAAGCCCCACCTTGGGTATCTTTTGTGCCTATATCCTGATCAAACGAGAGGCCGGACTCAAGTTCGGCGATACTGTGGATATTGAAATCCATGGGCAACGCAAGAAGGCAAAGCTGGTGAAGACGCCTTTCTACAAGCATGGAGTAAAAA